A stretch of the Vulcanisaeta souniana JCM 11219 genome encodes the following:
- a CDS encoding PaREP1 family protein has translation MSLGDWVVNSWDAAYVLHVWGFREGKLTVDYVRISVDKVKAMFNETKNLFQ, from the coding sequence CTGAGTCTAGGTGATTGGGTAGTTAACAGTTGGGATGCTGCGTATGTTCTTCACGTGTGGGGTTTCCGCGAGGGCAAGCTCACGGTAGATTACGTAAGGATTAGTGTGGATAAGGTTAAGGCGATGTTTAATGAGACTAAGAATTTGTTCCAATGA